The sequence CCGATTCCGATACGCAACAGGGCCAGCAGGTGCCCTCCGGGCGCGATCGCGATCCCCGGTGCGCCGTCGATGAGCAGCACGGCACCGGCTCGTGCCCGCCGGGTGAAGCGCCGGGTCTCGGTGGCCACATCGCCGGCGCCGCGCATCTCGGTGGGCACACCGGCCGGCACCAGCACGGAATCGACCCGCCGCACCACGTCGGGCGCCAACAACTCCAGCAGCGCGGGGATGTCGCCGCCACGAGAGGCAGCCAGGAACGCGCTCACGACCGCGAGATGTTCGGTGCGGTGTCGCGGTTGCTCGGCCGGCCCGGCCTGCAGTCGGGCCCGGGCCCGACTGGCCAGCTTCTTGGCGGCGTCCGGTGAGCGGTCCAGTACTGCGCCGATCTGCTCGAACGGCACGTCGAACACGTCGTGCAGCACGAAGGCGACCCGCTGCGCCGGCGACAACCGGTCCAGCACCACCAGCAGCGCGCGGCTGACCGCCTCGGAGCGCAGCAGCTCCTCGTCGGCGGCCGGTGCGGCCAGGGCCGGGGCGTTGTCCAACTCCGGTGAGTCCGACAGTGATTGCTCAACGCGACGCGAACGTGCTCGGAGCTGGTCCATGGCGACGTGTGCGGTGATGGTGGTGAGCCATCCGGGCAGATTGTCCACCGCGGCGAAGTCGGCACGGCTGGCCTTCAGCCAGGCCGATTGGACCGCGTCATCGGCGTCTGCCGCCGAGCCGAGCAGATGAAACGCCACCGAATGCAGACGCCGGCGGTTGTCTTCGAACCGGCGGGCCAAAACGTCGGTGTTGCCCATGGGTCACCTTTCCCGTTCGGGAGTCGTCACACGGATATAGCCACATCCACCGACGAGGAGAGCAACATCATGAGCGTACCGACTGTCTACCTGGTGACGGTCGCGGTCACCGCGGCCATCACCATCGCCGTCGCGGTCGCCGACTTCATTCCGGCGCAGTTCGTCTTGGCCAATTCCGCGCAGGTTGGCGTGCCGCGGTCGTGGTTGCCGCTGCTCGGTGCGCTGAAACTGGCTGGGGGCGTTGGGCTGATCATCGGGTTGGCGGGGGTTCCCCTGATCGGCGTCGCCGCAGCGGCCGGACTGGTGGCCTTCTTCATCGGGGCCATCGCGACGCACGTACGTGCCGGGGTGTTCTACAACATCGGGTTTCCGGCGTTGTTCCTGCTGGCGGCGACGGCGTCGTTGGTGATGCTGGTCTGACCTACCCGAATTCGGCGGCCGGGTCGGTGTGGCTGGCTGAGCCGGCCCGTCGCGGCAGTTCGACGACGACGTTGGTGGCCTTGACCGAGGCGACCACCAGGCTGCCGGGCTGCAGCTGCAGTTCGTCGGCAGCCTCCCTACTGACCAGCGAGACCAACCGGAACGGGCCGGCCTGAACCTCGACCTGCGCCATCACCGTGTCGCGGGTGACTTTGGTGACCAGACCCACCATCCGGTTGCGTGCCGACTGGCCCACCACCGGATTGCGTGACACCGGTTCGACGGACGCGCGCTCCTGGGCGAACCGTGCCAACTCAGCACCGTCGACCATGCGGGGCCCACTGCCCGCCGTCAGTGACAGACGCCCGGAGTCGATCCACCGGCGGACGGTGTCGTCGCTGACCCCGAGTAGCTCGGCGACTTCGGCAATTCGAAAGCTCGGCACGTACGTGAGTTTATCGTCGCGGTCGGGCCTGCTCAGGCTCCTGGGAAATACCGCGAGCCCACCGGATCCTCCCGTCAGGCCGCCTCCACCACCGTGACACCGGCGCTGCGCATCGCGGCCAGCGCGGCGGCCGTCGACTCGGCGGACACGCCCGCGGTCAGATGCGGCAGCACGGCGGTCGAAAACCCTGCGGCGACAGCGTCTTTGGCGGTGGCGCACACGCAGTGGTCGGTGGCGACACCGGCTACGTCGACGCTGTCCACATCGTGCCGGCGTAACCAGTCGCCCAGCGAGGTGCCCTCGTCATCGACGCCCTCGAATCCGCTGTATCCCGCGCTATAGGCGCCCTTTTTGAAGACCGCCTCGATTCGGTCGGTGCTCAGTGCGGGATGAAACTGCGCACCGGTACTTTCCGCGACGCAGTGCGGCGGCCAGGATGTCTGGTGGTCGGGGTGCTCGGAGAAGTGCGGGCCGGGGTCGATGTGCCAGTCCTGGGTGGCCACCACGTGCGCATAGCGGGCCTGGCCCGCCGGGCTGTCCACGTAACGGCTGATGTCGCGGGCGACGTTGACAGCGCCTGCCACCGGGAGGGCTCCCCCGTCGCAGAAGTCGTTCTGCACATCGACGATGACCAGCGCCCGCATGGGTCCACAGTATCGTCGGCGCCGCAGCGCTTCTCGCCCATACAGCAGCCAAGAACCGAGGACGGTCACCAGCACCGCGACGTCGACTTCGGTGGTCCAAGCGGGCGGGTAGAGCACACCGGCCAGATAGTGGGTGATGAATCCGTCCGGCGGCAGCGGGGCCATCCCGCCGGCGGCGCGAACCCGTCGTTCCAGCCAGGTCAGCGGGCAGTCCAGATGCGCTACCACGATCAGCGCCGCCCAGAAGGCCGCTACACCGTGCAGCCACAGAGTGCGCGGCCACCGCACGGCGAGAAAGCCGCCGACCACGACGTAGCCGACGAACGCAAGGTGCGACGCGACGATGAGCGCCACCGCGATCTGGTACATCGGTCCGCCGTTTCGCCCTCCGCAGAAACCGCTTCCGCCCCTGATCGTCACGGTACATTGGCGGACATCCAACGTGGTCAGGAGCGAAACTGATGACAACCGGCGATTTCGGCCCGAACGGTCCAGGCTATGGTCCTGGAGGCCCCGGATATGGCCAGCCCGGCGGTTATCCGCCGCCGCAGGGCTGGGGGCCGCAGCCCGGATGGGGACAGCAACCGGGTGGGCTGGGCCGGCGCTTTTGGGCCCGCGTGCTCGACGGTGTGCTGGTCGGGATCGTGTCGTTCTTCCTGTCGGTGTTCGTGTTCTCCGACGATTACCCGTTCCTGGTGACCGGCCTGTTCTCCGGGGTGCTGACGTTCGGCTACTTCGTGCTGTTCGAGGTGTCCCAGGGGGCCACCCCCGCCAAGCGGCTGCTGGGCCTGGCGGTGCATGGGCCCGACGGGGTGTCGAAGCCGACGGCTTCGCAGTCGGCCATCCGTAACTCGTTCACCTTGCTGGCCGTGGTCCCCTACATCGGTCCGCTGCTCGCCTTCGTCGCCTACATCGTGATTGCGGTGACGATCAGCGGCAGCCCGACCAAGCAGGGCAAGCACGACGAGCTGGCCGGCGGCACCCGGGTCACCCGGGCCTGACGCGGAAGGTCAGCGGGCCAGCGAAAAGCCCTGCCAGGCCTTGCGTCGCTCCGGCGCCGGGTCGAATTCCAGACGGGTCTTGCGGTCGAACACCATGACGGCGCGCTCGTCGGCGGTGTAGGCCGGCCAGCCGTCGCCCGGTAGTCCCGTCCGGCCGAACGCGCCCCAGCGTCGCTGCACCTGCTTGCTGACCTGCAACGCCGTCCGGCGGTCGGCGCCCGCGGTGAGCAGCCGCCCAAACCCGCCGCTGCGATACACGTCGAACACCGCGAACAACTCGGTGGCGTGCGTGGCACCCATCCCCGACCAGCGCAGCATCCGCGGCGCGTAGTCGTAGCGGTAGACGTAGGTGGGGGCGTGGGCGCCGTGGGCTTCGGCGATCTCCCACACCGCCGCGTTGAAGGCGAAATCACCGCCGAGCTGGATGCAGGCCGCCCGCTTCGGGTAATCGGGATAGGCGGCGATGATGCGGTCACGCACCCCCGCGTCGGCGCCGGCCAATACCGCCTCGACCATCGGCTCGTCGACCGGCAGCATCCTCAAGAACCGAGTGAACAGGCGTCCTTCATCGGCGTTGCTGCCCACGATGAGCGGCACCCCGTGGGCCGATCCCTGCCGCATCGCCTCGACCGGATCCACCGGCAGCACGTCGTCGCCGCTCACCGGGCCGATCGGGAACGCCCCCAGCATGTCCCGGTTGCCATCGGCGATCAACCGGTCCTGTGCGGCCAGCAGCTCCGACGGCGTCACCCGCAGCAGGGCCTGGGCGCCGTCGGACGGGCGTACCCCGAGCAACGCGGCGAATCGCTCTGCGAATGCGGCGGCGATGTCGGTGTTGCGCACCAGCCCCGCGGCCGGGCTTTCGGCGATCGCACGAGTGAACAGACCTTGCGCGGCGGGAACCGCCAACAGGGTGGCAACGGCATGCGCACCCGCACTTTCCCCGAAGATGGTGACGTTGCCGGGGTCGCCGCCGAACGTCGCGATGTTCTCCTGAACCCAGCGCAGGGCGAGCACCAGGTCACGCAGGTACAGGTTGCTGTCCAGGGTGACGTCGGCAGTCGACAGGGACGACAGGTCCAGACACCCGAGCGCACCCAACCGGTAGTTGACCGACACGTACACACAGCCGCGCCGGGCCAGCGTCGCGCCGTCATAGATGGGGGTGGCCGAACTGCCCATGATGTAGCCGCCACCGTGGATGAACACCATGACCGGCAGTGGGCCCGCGCCGGTGTCCTCCGGGGCCACCACGTTCAGCGTCAGGCAGTCCTCACTGGTCGGCTGGAACCGGCCGGGGCCCAAGACGGTGTAGAACCGCTCCTGCGGCGCGCAGTTGGCGAATCCGTGGCAATGGCGCACCCCCGACCACGGCTCGGCCGGCTGGGGCGCGCGGAACCGCAGCGGGCCGACCGGCGGGCGGGCATAGGGGATGGACCGCCATCTGCGCACCCCGTCACGGACGAAACCCTCCACAACGCCGGTGGCGATGCGGGCCTGCACAGGGTGGTTATGCATGAGGCGAACGGTAGCGAATCACCCGGTGGTTAGCGAACCTCGACGAAGGAGAGGTGAGGCTGGACCGCCGCTTGAGCCCGGTGGTTAGCGAACCTCGACGAAGGAGAGGTGAGGCTGGACCGCCGCATAAGCAGGGCCGGTTAGCCTAACGGCATGCGTCTCACCGGGCTGATCGCCGTACTGCTGTTGATCGCCGGATGTTCTGGCGCCAAGGTCGAAGAGCCGGAGCCCACTTCGACTGGGCCGGTCACCTCGAGCGCGGCACCGCCGTCGACGTCGGGGACGTCAACCTCAGCCAAGCCGGCGGGGCCACTGGCTCCCCCTGCTGCGGGCGCGGCGATCGCCGACGTCATCGCCTGGATCGAGGCCGGCCGGCCGGTCGACGCCGCCGAGTACCACAAGACCACCCGCGACGGTGAGGTCACCGACCTCATCGACGATGTCGCCTTCACGGTGCCCGCTGCGCCCCGCCGTGCCACTACCTGCATCACCGATGCCGGTTCCCCCGACAGTGCCCTGGCCTGTGTGGTGGACCTGGCGAACCCGCCCGCGCAGCCCGCCGACGTCTACGGGGAGTGGAAGGGCGGCTGGGTCGACTTCGGCGGCAACACGCTGCGGGTGGGATCCGCGCACGGCGATCCGGGCCGGTTCGTGCACGGCGAGGGGGCGCAGCTGCCGGACGGATCGGCCTTGTCGTTCGGCGACTATCGCTGCCGGGCGGATCGAGTCGGGCTGATCTGCGTGAACTACGCCCACCGGTCGGCGGTGCTGTTCAGCCCGCAGGGCATCGGAACATTCGGCTGCCTGCACCCGGTGCCGCCACCGGCCGACGCCGGCGAGCTGTTCAGCTGCGCAAGCTGACCGTCAGCGCCAGCGGTCGGCCGAATCGACGGCCTGCAGCAGGATGTCGCACAGCTGCCGCAGCTCGTCGTGGGGAGCGTTTTCGGACAGCGCGGTTGCGATGTCCTCGGCCGCGCACCGCACCTGATAGACCCGGTCGGACAGTGCGGTCGCTTCGTCGGCCGAGAGCACCACGGAATCCGGCGTCAGCGCGGTCGTCTTCCCGCTGCTGATCAGGGCGCGCTGCTCGTAGGCGCGCTGCCGGCACGACTGTCGGCAGTATTGCCGGCGCCGACCGATCCCGGCATCACCCACGTCGCGGCCACACCATCGGCACGGCTGCGGGCGGGGGCTGCGGGGCACGTCTGCACACCTTAGTCCGGGGACCGCGACGTTCCCGGTATCATGAGAGGTCGCGCCACGTGCGCCGGGAACTTCACAGGGTCCGCTCGCGTTGACACTCGCGAGGCATTTTTCACCAATAGGCATAAGGAGAGTGGGTCATGGCTGATCGTGTTCTGCGGGGCAGTCGGCTGGGAGCCGTGAGCTACGAGACCGACCGCAACCACGACCTGGCGCCGCGCCGCATGGCGCGCTACCGCACTGACAACGGTGAAGAGTTCGAGGTGCCCTTCGCCGACGACGCGGAGATCCCCGGCACCTGGATGTGCCGTAACGGCCTGGAAGGCACCCTGCTCGAGGGCGACCTGCCCGAGCCGAAGAAGGTCAAGCCGCCGCGCACCCACTGGGACATGCTGCTGGAGCGCCGCTCGGTCGAAGAGCTCGAAGAGCTGCTCAAGGAGCGCCTGGAGCTGATCAAGACGAAGCGGCGCGGCTAAGCCTTCGCCGCTCTTTCGGCCCCGGCGCTGTGCCCGCGGCGAACTAGCCGCGGGCGCTCCGGAGCCGGTTCACCCGGCCGCCGATCCCCCACCGCGCGACCTTGACCATCGCTTCGCGGATGTTGGAACCGCTCATCTTCGACACGCCCAGCTCACGCTCGGTGAACGTGATCGGCACCTCGGTGATGGTGAAGCCGCTGTTGACGGCCCGCCAGGTGAGGTCGACCTGGAAGCAGTAGCCCTTCGAGTCGACCGCGTCCAGGCCGATCTTCTCCAGCACCCCGCGACGGTACGCGCGGTAGCCGGCGGTGATGTCGTGGATTCCGACGCCGAGCAGCAGACGCGCATAGGTGTTGGCGGTCTTGGACAGCACCAGCCGGCGCACCGGCCAGTTCCGCACCGTCCCGCCGTCGACGTAGCGCGAGCCGATCGCCACGTCGGCTCCGGCGTCGATGGCGTCCAGCAATCGGTAGAGCTGCTCGGGTGCGTGGCTGCCGTCGGCATCCATCTCCACGATCACCTCGTAGTTGCGCTCCAGCCCCCAGGCGAAACCGGCCAGGTAGGCCGCGCCCAGGCCGGCCTTGGAGGTCCGGTGCATCACGTGAATGCGGGCGGGGTCGGCGGCCGCCCGCTCGTCGGCCAGCTTCCCGGTTCCGTCCGGGCTGCCGTCGTCGACGACGAGGACGTGCACGTCGGGGCGAGCCTGCTGTAGCCGGTCCAGGATGAGCGGCAGGTTCTCCAACTCGTTGTAGGTGGGGATGACCACCAGCGTGTGCAGGCTGGGACGCTCACTCATCGGCGCCGTTCCTCCCGTTCTCCGCATCGGCGCCGGTGCGGCCCCGCTTGACATGACGTCGCGTAATCCGACCGCGCATGAACGTTCCATTTTGCCGTATGGCGGCCAGCAGGGCCGCAACGGCCGCTCCGAGCAGCACCCATTGGATCACTGGCGCCCACCGGGTCGCGGGCGTCAGCGTGGTCTTGAGCCGCAGGTGGCTGTCGAGATAGGCGGGCTCGAAGAAGGCGGTGCGGGCCAGCTCGCGTCCGTCGGGGGCGATCACGGCACTGATTCCGGTGGTCCCGGCGACCACGACGTAGCGGTCGTGCTCGACTGCGCGCACCTTGGCGAACGCCAGCTGCTGGTCGCTCATCGTCTCGTCGAACGTCGCGTTGTTGGTCGGTACGGCCAGCAGCTGGGCGCCGGCGAGCACCGACTGGCGCGGCGCGCGATCGAAGATCACTTCCCAGCAGGTGGTCACCCCGATCGGGACGCCGGCGACATGCACCACCCCGTTGCCGTGGCCAGGAACGAAATACCCTGCCCGGTCGGCATAGTCGGACAGGTGGCGGAAGAACCCGCGCCACGGCAGGTACTCACCGAACGGCTGCACGATCCGCTTGTCGTGGCTCTCCCCCGGCCCGGTGCGCGGATCCCACACCAGCACCGAATTCGACGCCACCGGATTGTCCCGGCTCCAGCCGGACGCGGCACGTACCGTGCCCACCAGGATCGGGGCGTCGATCGCTTGGGCGGCGACGGTGATCTGCTGCGCGGCATCGATGTTCGTCAGCGGATCGATGTCCGAGGCGTTCTCCGGCCAGATCACGAACAATGGCTGCGGGGCGCGCCCGGCCGCGACATCCTCTGCCAACCGCAGGGTTTCGCGGACGTGATAGTCGAGCACCTCGCGGCGCTGGGCGTTGAAATCGAGGCCGAGCCGCGGCACGTTGCCCTGCACGGCGGCCACCGTGATCGTCGGTTCGTCGCCCGCGCCCACCCCGGAACGGCGCACCCCCGGCCACACCACGACGGCGGTCAGCATCACCAGGCAGATACACAGTCCGGGCACCAGCACCGCCGGTGGGCGGTCGGCGGATCCGGGTGCCGGTGGATGCCGCAGCCAGCGCACGATCTCGATGGTCAGAGCGGTGCCGGCGCAACCGATCAGCACCACTCCGGTCGATAACAGCGGAACGCCGCCGAGCGCCACCAAGGGCAGCAACGGTCCGGCGGTCTGGCCGTATCCCGCGGCACCCCAAGGGAACCCGCCGAACGGGAATACCGACTTCGCCCATTCCTGGGCCGCCCACAGCAGCGCGAACCAGATCGGCCAGCCGGCCAAAGAGCGCACGGCGACCGCCGCCGATCCGAACAGCGCGGGAAACAGTGCACACATCAGGGCCAGCATCAGCCAGGGCAGCGCGCCGACCAGCCCGCCCACCCACGGCAGCAGCGGCAGATAGAACGCCAGGCCGAACAGCAGGCCGTAGCCGAAACCTCCGGCCACGGTGGTCTCGCGGCGAACGAGCACCCAGCTCAGCAGCGCGAAGGCCAAAATCGCGGCCCACCACCAGTTCAGCGGGGGAAAGCTGGAACGCAACAGCATGCCCGCGCCCACCGAGGCGGCCAGCTGCGCCCAGCGATCCGCGGCGGCGAAGCCCAGCCGTTCCAGTCGGTTCGGCCCCGGCGGGTCGGCGTGGGTGAGAACGTCACCGGCCGATTGGGTTGGCACCCCATCGGCCGGGTCGGCGGGGGTTTCGGCAGCCGGTTCGTCGGTGGTCTCAGCCATGCAGAACCACACCACGGTGCACAGTGCGACGGCATCGGGGGCTGGCGCCGGACTCGATCACCGGCAGCACGGGCACCCGTGCGCGCGGATCGGTCGACCACCGCTGGACCTTGTCGCGGGGCGCCTCGACGGCCAGGGCGCTGGTCTCCCACACTGCGTACGACGCGGGTGCGCCGGCCACCAGCGTCCCGGTGATGCCGTCGTTGATACCGGCTGCCCGCCAGCCACCCCGCGTCGACGCGGCGAAAGCGGCCCGCATCGACACCGCACTGCCCGGCGTGCGGTGGTGGGCGGCTGCGCGCACGGCAGCCCACGGATCCAGTGCGGTCACCGGGCTGTCAGAACCGAACGCGAGGGGCACGCCTTGGGATGCTAACAGCGCGAACGGGTTCAGCCCGGCGGCTCGCTCGGCGCCCAGCCGCTGAGCGTACATGCCGTCCTCGCCGCCCCACAGGGCGTCGAAAGCCGGCTGCATGCTGGCGATCACGCCCCAGGAACCCAGCTTCGCGGCCTGTTCGGCGCTGACCATCTCCAGATGCTCCAGGCGGTGCCCGCACCGGGCCACCGCCGGCACCCCGAATTTCTCCACCGCCCGTTCCAGTGCCGAAACCACCGTGGCGACCGCGGCGTCGCCGATCACGTGAAATCCGGCGGTCACCTCCGCCTCGGTACAGGCGCACAAGTGGGCGGTGACCGCGTCGATATCCAGATGACTCACCCCGGTACAGCCGGGTGCATCGGCGTAGGGCTCGTGGAGCCAGGCGGTGTGCGAGCCCAACGCCCCATCGACGAACAGATCGCCGCCGAGCCCGCGGGCGCCGGTGTCGGCGATCAACTCGCGTGCCCGGGCTGCGGTGGTGACCGCTTCGCCCCAGTAGCCGACGACCTCGACACCGTGGCCTGCATCGCTGCGGGCCCGTAGTTCGCGCCAGTCGTCGAGGCCGCCGATGTCCGGGCCTGCGCATTCGTGTACCGCGACGATCCCGGCCGC is a genomic window of Mycolicibacter heraklionensis containing:
- a CDS encoding carboxylesterase/lipase family protein; translated protein: MHNHPVQARIATGVVEGFVRDGVRRWRSIPYARPPVGPLRFRAPQPAEPWSGVRHCHGFANCAPQERFYTVLGPGRFQPTSEDCLTLNVVAPEDTGAGPLPVMVFIHGGGYIMGSSATPIYDGATLARRGCVYVSVNYRLGALGCLDLSSLSTADVTLDSNLYLRDLVLALRWVQENIATFGGDPGNVTIFGESAGAHAVATLLAVPAAQGLFTRAIAESPAAGLVRNTDIAAAFAERFAALLGVRPSDGAQALLRVTPSELLAAQDRLIADGNRDMLGAFPIGPVSGDDVLPVDPVEAMRQGSAHGVPLIVGSNADEGRLFTRFLRMLPVDEPMVEAVLAGADAGVRDRIIAAYPDYPKRAACIQLGGDFAFNAAVWEIAEAHGAHAPTYVYRYDYAPRMLRWSGMGATHATELFAVFDVYRSGGFGRLLTAGADRRTALQVSKQVQRRWGAFGRTGLPGDGWPAYTADERAVMVFDRKTRLEFDPAPERRKAWQGFSLAR
- a CDS encoding TOBE domain-containing protein; protein product: MPSFRIAEVAELLGVSDDTVRRWIDSGRLSLTAGSGPRMVDGAELARFAQERASVEPVSRNPVVGQSARNRMVGLVTKVTRDTVMAQVEVQAGPFRLVSLVSREAADELQLQPGSLVVASVKATNVVVELPRRAGSASHTDPAAEFG
- a CDS encoding amidohydrolase, producing the protein MAVRDGVVAWLGSDDVGREQFPQAEVIELDGALVTPAFVDSHLHVTDTGLCRIGLDLRPATSAQHCLQLIADYAAAHPGEPIRGHGWDESGWPEGRAPDTAAIDAAVGDRPAYLSRADVHSALASTALRNLVPGLPPSIDADAPLSGDAHHRVRTVAGTLLTASQRAEARAAALDAAAAAGIVAVHECAGPDIGGLDDWRELRARSDAGHGVEVVGYWGEAVTTAARARELIADTGARGLGGDLFVDGALGSHTAWLHEPYADAPGCTGVSHLDIDAVTAHLCACTEAEVTAGFHVIGDAAVATVVSALERAVEKFGVPAVARCGHRLEHLEMVSAEQAAKLGSWGVIASMQPAFDALWGGEDGMYAQRLGAERAAGLNPFALLASQGVPLAFGSDSPVTALDPWAAVRAAAHHRTPGSAVSMRAAFAASTRGGWRAAGINDGITGTLVAGAPASYAVWETSALAVEAPRDKVQRWSTDPRARVPVLPVIESGASPRCRRTVHRGVVLHG
- a CDS encoding sigma-70 family RNA polymerase sigma factor gives rise to the protein MGNTDVLARRFEDNRRRLHSVAFHLLGSAADADDAVQSAWLKASRADFAAVDNLPGWLTTITAHVAMDQLRARSRRVEQSLSDSPELDNAPALAAPAADEELLRSEAVSRALLVVLDRLSPAQRVAFVLHDVFDVPFEQIGAVLDRSPDAAKKLASRARARLQAGPAEQPRHRTEHLAVVSAFLAASRGGDIPALLELLAPDVVRRVDSVLVPAGVPTEMRGAGDVATETRRFTRRARAGAVLLIDGAPGIAIAPGGHLLALLRIGIGDDGRIHTIDIAGDPDRLRTATLQLPEAVEAR
- a CDS encoding polyprenol monophosphomannose synthase; amino-acid sequence: MSERPSLHTLVVIPTYNELENLPLILDRLQQARPDVHVLVVDDGSPDGTGKLADERAAADPARIHVMHRTSKAGLGAAYLAGFAWGLERNYEVIVEMDADGSHAPEQLYRLLDAIDAGADVAIGSRYVDGGTVRNWPVRRLVLSKTANTYARLLLGVGIHDITAGYRAYRRGVLEKIGLDAVDSKGYCFQVDLTWRAVNSGFTITEVPITFTERELGVSKMSGSNIREAMVKVARWGIGGRVNRLRSARG
- a CDS encoding isochorismatase family protein gives rise to the protein MRALVIVDVQNDFCDGGALPVAGAVNVARDISRYVDSPAGQARYAHVVATQDWHIDPGPHFSEHPDHQTSWPPHCVAESTGAQFHPALSTDRIEAVFKKGAYSAGYSGFEGVDDEGTSLGDWLRRHDVDSVDVAGVATDHCVCATAKDAVAAGFSTAVLPHLTAGVSAESTAAALAAMRSAGVTVVEAA
- the lnt gene encoding apolipoprotein N-acyltransferase, with product MAETTDEPAAETPADPADGVPTQSAGDVLTHADPPGPNRLERLGFAAADRWAQLAASVGAGMLLRSSFPPLNWWWAAILAFALLSWVLVRRETTVAGGFGYGLLFGLAFYLPLLPWVGGLVGALPWLMLALMCALFPALFGSAAVAVRSLAGWPIWFALLWAAQEWAKSVFPFGGFPWGAAGYGQTAGPLLPLVALGGVPLLSTGVVLIGCAGTALTIEIVRWLRHPPAPGSADRPPAVLVPGLCICLVMLTAVVVWPGVRRSGVGAGDEPTITVAAVQGNVPRLGLDFNAQRREVLDYHVRETLRLAEDVAAGRAPQPLFVIWPENASDIDPLTNIDAAQQITVAAQAIDAPILVGTVRAASGWSRDNPVASNSVLVWDPRTGPGESHDKRIVQPFGEYLPWRGFFRHLSDYADRAGYFVPGHGNGVVHVAGVPIGVTTCWEVIFDRAPRQSVLAGAQLLAVPTNNATFDETMSDQQLAFAKVRAVEHDRYVVVAGTTGISAVIAPDGRELARTAFFEPAYLDSHLRLKTTLTPATRWAPVIQWVLLGAAVAALLAAIRQNGTFMRGRITRRHVKRGRTGADAENGRNGADE
- a CDS encoding RDD family protein; protein product: MTTGDFGPNGPGYGPGGPGYGQPGGYPPPQGWGPQPGWGQQPGGLGRRFWARVLDGVLVGIVSFFLSVFVFSDDYPFLVTGLFSGVLTFGYFVLFEVSQGATPAKRLLGLAVHGPDGVSKPTASQSAIRNSFTLLAVVPYIGPLLAFVAYIVIAVTISGSPTKQGKHDELAGGTRVTRA
- a CDS encoding DoxX family protein, whose product is MSVPTVYLVTVAVTAAITIAVAVADFIPAQFVLANSAQVGVPRSWLPLLGALKLAGGVGLIIGLAGVPLIGVAAAAGLVAFFIGAIATHVRAGVFYNIGFPALFLLAATASLVMLV
- a CDS encoding RNA polymerase-binding protein RbpA codes for the protein MADRVLRGSRLGAVSYETDRNHDLAPRRMARYRTDNGEEFEVPFADDAEIPGTWMCRNGLEGTLLEGDLPEPKKVKPPRTHWDMLLERRSVEELEELLKERLELIKTKRRG